A part of Kitasatospora acidiphila genomic DNA contains:
- a CDS encoding M16 family metallopeptidase yields MSAAPTMTFHPQPKPGTPTPWAFPAPQRLTLANGLTVLHCHRPGQQLVAIEVLIDAPLAAEPAGLDGVATILARAFNEGTDTLTAEQFAGELERAGATMEAHADHPCIRAVLEVPASRLERGLTLFAEALRSPALPADEVERLVANRLDEIVHEQANPARRAAKALYAELFPADDRLSRPRSGTAETVQLIDRAAVKAFYDAHVRPSTATMVIVGDLAGVELPELLESTLGRWTGDQAAPSTVASVAADDRGRVIIVDRPGSVQTQLLIGRVGPDRHHPAWSAQILGTYCLGGTLTSRLDRVLREEKGYTYGVRAFAQPLRSNAEGTGQAMMAISGSVDTASTAPALADTWAILRTLAAEGLTDAEREEAVQFLVGVAPLKYETAGSVAATLADQVEQQLADDFQAEVYRQLAELDTAAATAAVVAAFPPDRLVTVVVGDASVIAEDVKALGIGEVTVVS; encoded by the coding sequence ATGAGCGCCGCCCCCACCATGACCTTCCACCCGCAGCCCAAGCCCGGCACCCCGACCCCGTGGGCGTTCCCGGCCCCGCAGCGGCTCACCCTGGCCAACGGCCTGACCGTGCTGCACTGCCACCGCCCCGGCCAGCAGCTGGTCGCCATCGAGGTGCTGATCGACGCCCCGCTGGCCGCCGAGCCCGCCGGGCTCGACGGGGTGGCCACCATCCTGGCCCGCGCCTTCAACGAGGGCACCGACACGCTCACCGCCGAGCAGTTCGCCGGCGAGCTGGAGCGGGCCGGCGCCACCATGGAGGCGCACGCCGACCACCCGTGCATCCGGGCGGTGCTGGAGGTGCCGGCCTCCCGCCTGGAACGCGGCCTCACCCTGTTCGCCGAGGCGCTGCGCTCGCCCGCGCTGCCCGCCGACGAGGTCGAGCGCCTGGTGGCCAACCGGCTCGACGAGATCGTCCATGAGCAGGCCAACCCGGCCCGGCGTGCCGCCAAGGCGCTCTACGCCGAGCTGTTCCCGGCCGACGACCGGCTCTCCCGGCCGCGCTCCGGCACCGCCGAGACGGTGCAGCTGATCGACCGGGCCGCGGTCAAGGCCTTCTACGACGCCCACGTCCGCCCGTCCACGGCGACCATGGTGATCGTCGGCGACCTCGCCGGCGTCGAGCTGCCCGAGCTGCTGGAGTCCACCCTGGGCCGCTGGACCGGCGACCAGGCAGCGCCCAGCACCGTCGCCTCGGTGGCCGCCGACGACCGCGGCCGGGTGATCATCGTCGACCGGCCCGGCTCGGTGCAGACCCAGCTGCTGATCGGCCGGGTCGGGCCGGACCGCCACCACCCCGCCTGGTCCGCCCAGATCCTCGGCACCTACTGCCTGGGCGGCACCCTCACCTCCCGCCTGGACCGGGTGCTGCGCGAGGAGAAGGGCTACACCTACGGCGTGCGGGCCTTCGCCCAGCCGCTGCGCTCCAACGCCGAGGGCACCGGCCAGGCCATGATGGCGATCAGCGGCTCGGTGGACACCGCCTCCACCGCCCCCGCGCTCGCCGACACCTGGGCCATCCTGCGCACCCTGGCCGCCGAGGGCCTCACCGACGCCGAGCGGGAGGAGGCCGTGCAGTTCCTGGTCGGCGTCGCGCCGCTGAAGTACGAGACGGCCGGCTCGGTCGCCGCCACCCTGGCCGACCAGGTCGAGCAGCAGCTCGCGGACGACTTCCAGGCGGAGGTCTACCGGCAGCTGGCCGAGCTGGACACCGCCGCCGCCACGGCCGCCGTGGTCGCCGCCTTCCCGCCGGACCGGCTGGTCACCGTGGTGGTCGGCGACGCCTCGGTGATCGCCGAGGACGTCAAGGCGCTGGGGATCGGCGAGGTCACGGTCGTCAGCTGA
- a CDS encoding HPr family phosphocarrier protein, translating into MAERRVTIGWPEGLHARPASVFVRAAAAVGVPVTIAKAGGTPVNAASMLGLLALGAEGGEEVVLASDAPEADAALDRLAKMVEQGLDELPAA; encoded by the coding sequence ATGGCTGAGCGCCGCGTCACCATCGGTTGGCCCGAGGGCCTGCACGCCCGTCCCGCCTCCGTCTTCGTCCGGGCGGCCGCCGCCGTGGGCGTGCCCGTCACCATCGCCAAGGCCGGCGGCACCCCGGTCAACGCGGCCTCGATGCTGGGCCTGCTGGCGCTCGGCGCCGAGGGTGGCGAGGAGGTCGTGCTGGCCTCCGACGCCCCCGAGGCCGACGCGGCGCTGGACCGACTGGCGAAGATGGTCGAGCAGGGCCTGGACGAGCTGCCCGCGGCCTGA
- a CDS encoding VOC family protein, producing MTAVQVRVAHGSPCWVTLLVHDLDRAQAFYSALLGWEFTPGPAEPGGYLRATRHGAGVAGIGLAPELPAAPVEWTAYFAVDSADAASARVREHGGTVAVGPLSSGPAGRLAIAADLSGAFFGLWEGHEHLGWELVGEPGAPAWTELVTGDEPTAAAFYGAVFERQVVAADPSAVARGEEDAALRVAGQRVAGLRMTGLGQTRDLRDGPPRWRIYFTVADADLTAGQCRALGGAVLVEPRDTPYGRVARLADPEGARFSVVAP from the coding sequence ATGACGGCGGTACAGGTCCGGGTGGCGCACGGCTCACCCTGCTGGGTGACCCTGCTGGTCCATGATCTGGACCGCGCCCAGGCGTTCTACTCGGCGCTGCTGGGGTGGGAGTTCACCCCGGGGCCCGCCGAGCCGGGTGGCTATCTGCGGGCCACCCGGCACGGCGCCGGGGTGGCCGGGATCGGCCTGGCCCCGGAGCTGCCGGCGGCGCCCGTCGAGTGGACCGCCTACTTCGCGGTGGACAGCGCGGACGCCGCCTCGGCGCGGGTCCGCGAGCACGGCGGCACGGTGGCGGTCGGCCCGCTGAGCAGCGGTCCGGCCGGGCGCCTCGCCATCGCCGCCGATCTCTCGGGGGCCTTCTTCGGGCTCTGGGAGGGCCATGAGCACCTCGGCTGGGAGCTGGTCGGCGAGCCCGGCGCACCGGCCTGGACCGAGCTGGTCACCGGTGACGAGCCGACCGCCGCGGCCTTCTACGGCGCGGTGTTCGAGCGCCAGGTGGTGGCGGCGGACCCGTCGGCGGTGGCCCGGGGCGAGGAGGACGCCGCGCTGCGGGTGGCCGGTCAGCGGGTGGCCGGGCTGCGAATGACCGGGTTGGGCCAGACCCGCGATCTGCGGGACGGTCCGCCCCGCTGGCGGATCTACTTCACGGTGGCCGACGCGGATCTGACGGCCGGTCAGTGCCGGGCGCTGGGCGGCGCGGTGCTGGTGGAGCCGCGGGACACGCCGTACGGCCGGGTGGCGCGGCTCGCCGATCCCGAGGGCGCCCGGTTCTCGGTGGTCGCGCCCTGA
- a CDS encoding DUF5998 family protein, translating into MAKTGTTTTQDLRSAIERSGYYPALVSEAVESAVGPEPISSYLVHQETTFDANEVRRHVTVLVLTPSRFVVSHTDEQAADATSPVPYATTSTESVRLDRIGSVVLSRMVANPETYTPGRLPREVVLTIGWGAVQRIDLEPAGCSDPNCEADHGYTGSATADDLSLRVSEAGDGPETVAQALVFARALSEATISRA; encoded by the coding sequence ATGGCGAAGACCGGTACCACCACCACGCAGGACCTGCGTTCCGCGATCGAGCGCAGTGGCTACTACCCGGCGCTGGTGTCCGAGGCCGTGGAGTCCGCGGTGGGCCCCGAGCCGATCAGCTCCTACCTGGTCCACCAGGAGACCACGTTCGACGCCAACGAGGTCCGCCGGCACGTCACCGTGCTGGTGCTCACCCCGAGCAGGTTCGTGGTCAGCCACACCGACGAGCAGGCCGCCGACGCGACCAGCCCGGTGCCGTACGCGACCACCTCGACCGAGAGCGTCCGGCTGGACCGGATCGGCTCGGTGGTGCTGAGCCGGATGGTGGCCAACCCGGAGACGTACACCCCGGGCCGGCTGCCCCGCGAGGTAGTGCTCACCATCGGCTGGGGCGCGGTGCAGCGGATCGACCTGGAGCCGGCCGGCTGCTCGGACCCGAACTGCGAGGCCGACCACGGCTACACCGGCTCGGCCACGGCTGACGACCTGTCACTTCGGGTCAGCGAGGCCGGGGACGGCCCGGAGACGGTGGCCCAGGCCCTGGTCTTCGCCCGGGCGCTGTCCGAGGCCACCATCAGCAGGGCCTGA
- a CDS encoding thymidine kinase — translation MADLVFFSGTMDCGKSTLALQMNHNHAARGRQGIIFARHDRAGASTISSRLGLRAEAVEVTEGFDFQLYVVQLLSGGGKVDYLICDEANFYTAEQVDQLARVVDELGIDVFTFGITTDFRTRLFPGSQRLLELADRVEVLQVQALCWCGARATHNARTVGGVMVVEGPQVVVGDVAVNEDEVGYEVLCRRHHRRRLTAATARAAALSPDVLPFEQP, via the coding sequence ATGGCTGACCTGGTCTTCTTCTCGGGGACGATGGACTGCGGCAAGTCCACCCTGGCGCTGCAGATGAACCACAACCATGCCGCCCGCGGCCGGCAGGGCATCATCTTCGCCCGGCACGACCGGGCCGGCGCCTCCACCATCTCCAGCCGCCTCGGCCTGCGCGCCGAGGCGGTGGAGGTGACCGAGGGCTTCGACTTCCAGCTCTACGTGGTGCAGCTGCTCTCGGGTGGCGGCAAGGTCGACTACCTGATCTGCGACGAGGCCAACTTCTACACCGCCGAGCAGGTCGACCAGCTGGCCCGGGTGGTGGACGAGCTGGGCATCGACGTCTTCACCTTCGGCATCACCACCGACTTCCGCACCCGGCTGTTCCCCGGCTCGCAGCGGCTGCTCGAACTGGCCGACCGGGTCGAGGTGCTGCAGGTGCAGGCGCTCTGCTGGTGCGGCGCCCGGGCCACCCACAACGCCCGCACGGTGGGCGGGGTGATGGTCGTGGAGGGCCCGCAGGTGGTGGTCGGCGACGTCGCGGTCAACGAGGACGAGGTCGGCTACGAGGTGCTCTGCCGCCGCCACCACCGGCGCCGGCTCACCGCCGCCACCGCCCGGGCGGCCGCGCTCTCCCCGGACGTGCTGCCGTTCGAGCAGCCGTAA
- a CDS encoding GNAT family N-acetyltransferase yields the protein MPELISEARDLTTDDAILDWAVQGFAPGVRVWTLGAANAVASPDLSCRDRLAVHGPVEPLAVLIRHVFAELGTSYRPMGDRALIEQLIDRLPELRPIHPFLWMDVTGDSLATRPAAHWLTPAEYPEAAELLDLAMPDSYAHPLRPGATRWAGVRDEAGRLTAVACEAWSSPTTGFMAGVAAHPEYGRGRGHAEAACRLVLDALLRANGRAALMVHADNPAAIRLYRRLGMASRELRAAQHVG from the coding sequence ATGCCCGAACTGATATCCGAAGCACGCGACTTGACCACCGACGACGCCATTCTGGACTGGGCGGTCCAGGGCTTCGCCCCCGGCGTGCGGGTCTGGACCCTGGGCGCCGCGAACGCCGTCGCCTCCCCCGACCTCTCCTGCCGCGACCGGCTGGCGGTGCACGGCCCCGTCGAACCGCTGGCCGTCCTGATCCGCCACGTCTTCGCCGAACTGGGCACCAGCTACCGCCCGATGGGCGACCGCGCGCTGATCGAGCAACTGATCGACCGACTCCCGGAACTCCGCCCGATCCACCCGTTCCTGTGGATGGACGTGACCGGCGACTCGCTCGCCACCCGCCCCGCCGCGCACTGGCTGACCCCGGCCGAATACCCCGAGGCCGCCGAGCTGCTGGACCTGGCGATGCCCGACTCCTACGCCCACCCGCTGCGCCCCGGCGCCACCCGCTGGGCGGGCGTGCGCGACGAGGCGGGCCGGCTGACCGCCGTGGCCTGCGAGGCCTGGAGCTCCCCGACCACCGGCTTCATGGCCGGCGTCGCCGCCCACCCGGAGTACGGGCGCGGGCGCGGACACGCGGAAGCCGCCTGCCGCCTGGTCCTCGACGCGCTGCTCCGCGCCAACGGCCGCGCCGCCCTGATGGTGCACGCGGACAACCCGGCCGCCATCCGCCTCTACCGGCGGCTCGGCATGGCGTCGCGCGAGCTGAGGGCGGCTCAGCACGTCGGTTGA
- a CDS encoding RtcB family protein has protein sequence MSYTEVPGARVPIRMWADPATVEGAAMQQLRNISTLPWLHGLAVMPDVHLGKGATVGSVIAMKGAVCPAAVGVDIGCGMSAVKTSLTARDLPDDLSRLRSRIERLIPVGRGLHDSPLDPAKLQGFPVAQWQRMWSGFDSITPAVKDRHERAAKQMGTLGSGNHFIEFCLDDAGSVWLMLHSGSRNIGKELAEHHMTVARGLSHNQGIVDRDLAVFLADTPEMQAYRNDLFWAQNYAKYNRAMMMALFQDAVRDEFPRADVAFEQVISCHHNYVAEERYDGVDVLVTRKGAIRAGSGDLGIIPGSMGTGSYIVRGLGNPASFNSASHGAGRKMSRTAAKKKFTVRDLQEQTRGVECRKDSGVVDEIPGAYKSIEKVMDQQRDLVEVVAHLKQVVCVKG, from the coding sequence ATGTCGTACACCGAGGTACCCGGCGCGCGGGTCCCCATCCGGATGTGGGCCGACCCGGCCACCGTCGAGGGCGCGGCGATGCAGCAGCTGCGCAACATCTCCACCCTGCCCTGGCTGCACGGCCTGGCCGTGATGCCCGACGTCCACCTGGGCAAGGGCGCCACCGTCGGCTCCGTGATCGCCATGAAGGGCGCGGTCTGCCCGGCCGCGGTCGGGGTGGACATCGGCTGCGGCATGAGCGCGGTGAAGACCTCGCTCACCGCCCGCGACCTGCCGGACGACCTGAGCCGGCTGCGGTCCCGGATCGAGCGGCTGATCCCGGTCGGCCGCGGCCTGCACGACTCGCCGCTGGACCCGGCCAAGCTGCAGGGCTTCCCGGTGGCCCAGTGGCAGCGGATGTGGTCCGGTTTCGACTCGATCACCCCGGCGGTCAAGGACCGTCACGAGCGGGCGGCAAAGCAGATGGGAACGCTCGGAAGTGGCAATCACTTCATCGAGTTCTGCCTCGATGACGCCGGTTCGGTCTGGCTGATGCTGCACTCCGGCTCCCGCAACATCGGCAAGGAGCTGGCGGAGCACCACATGACGGTGGCGCGCGGCCTGTCGCACAACCAGGGCATCGTCGACCGCGACCTGGCGGTGTTCCTCGCGGACACCCCGGAGATGCAGGCCTACCGCAACGACCTGTTCTGGGCCCAGAACTACGCGAAGTACAACCGGGCCATGATGATGGCGCTCTTCCAGGACGCCGTCCGCGACGAGTTCCCGCGCGCCGACGTCGCCTTCGAGCAGGTCATCAGCTGCCACCACAACTACGTCGCCGAGGAGCGGTACGACGGCGTCGACGTGCTGGTCACCCGCAAGGGCGCGATCCGGGCCGGCTCCGGCGACCTGGGCATCATCCCGGGCTCGATGGGCACCGGTTCGTACATCGTCCGCGGTCTGGGCAACCCGGCCTCCTTCAACTCCGCGTCGCACGGCGCGGGTCGGAAGATGAGCCGGACCGCGGCGAAGAAGAAGTTCACCGTCCGCGATCTGCAGGAGCAGACCCGGGGCGTGGAGTGCCGCAAGGACTCCGGCGTGGTCGACGAGATCCCGGGCGCGTACAAGTCCATCGAGAAGGTGATGGACCAGCAGCGCGATCTGGTCGAGGTGGTGGCGCACCTCAAGCAGGTGGTCTGCGTGAAGGGCTGA
- a CDS encoding bifunctional acetate--CoA ligase family protein/GNAT family N-acetyltransferase — MVPADAQRLVDFYAQVSDESKYFRFFAPYPRLSDKDVRRFTHHDYVNRVALAVVVRDRFIATVRYDRIDETGRPCATGTDAEVAFLVQDAHQGRGVASVLLEHIAAVAQERGIRRFVAEVLPENRRMTKVFTDAGYVQKRSFADGVVHLEFDLEPTAASLAVMRAREHRAEARSVQRLLTPRSVAVIGVSRDEHSVGRTLLRSVLASGYAGPVYAVNSRAPGGTELEGVPLHRSVAELTGPVDLALVAVPDEVVPGVVAECGAHGVQGLVVVTAGYAETGAAGRDRQRALVRQARAAGMRVIGPNAFGLLTTSPEHPLNASLAPRLPQTGPFGIFCQSGAIGVALLEAAHQRGLGVSSFASVGNRADVSGNDLLQYWEEDPATEVVLLYLESFGNPRKFTRIARRLATAKPVVVVKGARHTGSLPPGHAVPPATSRLSDATVDTLFQQAGVIRVATITELLDTGELLAGQPLPAGPRVAVVGNSDSLGLLTYDSCLSAGLRPHPPVDLTTAATGEHFRVALETALSDGSVDAVIAVAIPPIASPSLALREELMLAADDPALGEGLLHAADSARRVGKPLLLIHLALGELSGVLRAAKQPVPAYPAPERAVRALAHAVRYGTWRRLAETAEQTARVPEFDRIDAPAARALVEAALATSTAAASRPSPTTTLAGGSPRLRPGGPPSRRTFRSQPGGARFTLPDEQTAELLGQYGIDVLRALPAVTEEEAVRAADRLGYPVALKATATHLRHRPDLGGVRLELTDEDGLRRAHRELSELLGGAARAELVVQRMAARGVDTVISATVDPAVGAILAFGLAGAPAELLGDVAHRLIPATDQDVAGLVREVRAAPLLFGWRGAAPVDTAALEEVLLRVSQLVDDLPEVASVELEPVVVAPHGLAVLGAAVRVAPLPSRTDLGPRSMSTL, encoded by the coding sequence ATCGTGCCCGCGGACGCCCAGCGACTGGTCGACTTCTACGCCCAGGTCTCCGACGAGTCGAAGTACTTCCGGTTCTTCGCCCCCTACCCGCGGCTCTCCGACAAGGACGTGCGGCGCTTCACCCACCACGACTACGTCAACCGGGTCGCCCTGGCGGTGGTGGTCCGCGACAGGTTCATCGCCACCGTGCGCTACGACCGGATCGACGAGACCGGGCGCCCCTGTGCCACCGGCACCGACGCCGAGGTGGCCTTCCTGGTCCAGGACGCCCACCAGGGCCGGGGCGTCGCGTCGGTGCTGCTGGAGCACATCGCCGCGGTCGCCCAGGAGCGCGGGATCCGCCGGTTCGTCGCCGAGGTGCTGCCCGAGAACCGCAGGATGACCAAGGTCTTCACCGACGCCGGCTACGTCCAGAAGCGCAGCTTCGCGGACGGCGTGGTGCACCTGGAGTTCGACCTGGAACCCACCGCCGCCTCGCTCGCCGTGATGCGGGCCCGCGAGCACCGGGCCGAGGCGCGATCGGTGCAGCGGCTGCTGACGCCCCGTTCGGTCGCGGTGATCGGGGTCTCCAGGGACGAGCACTCGGTGGGCCGGACGCTGCTGCGCTCGGTGCTGGCCAGCGGGTACGCCGGGCCGGTGTACGCGGTCAACAGCCGGGCGCCGGGCGGCACCGAGCTGGAGGGCGTGCCGCTGCACCGCTCGGTGGCCGAGCTCACCGGACCGGTGGACCTCGCCCTGGTCGCGGTGCCGGACGAGGTGGTCCCCGGGGTGGTCGCCGAGTGCGGCGCGCACGGCGTGCAGGGCCTGGTGGTGGTCACCGCGGGCTACGCCGAGACCGGGGCGGCCGGGCGCGACCGGCAGCGGGCCCTGGTGCGCCAGGCCCGGGCCGCCGGGATGCGGGTGATCGGCCCGAACGCCTTCGGGCTGCTCACCACCTCGCCGGAGCATCCGCTCAACGCCTCGCTGGCACCCCGGCTGCCGCAGACCGGCCCGTTCGGGATCTTCTGCCAATCCGGTGCGATCGGCGTGGCGCTGCTGGAGGCGGCGCACCAGCGCGGACTCGGCGTCTCCTCCTTCGCCTCGGTCGGCAACCGGGCCGATGTCTCCGGCAACGACCTGCTGCAGTACTGGGAGGAGGACCCGGCCACCGAGGTGGTGCTGCTCTACCTGGAGTCCTTCGGCAACCCGCGCAAGTTCACCCGGATCGCCCGGCGCCTGGCCACCGCCAAGCCGGTGGTGGTGGTCAAGGGCGCCCGGCACACCGGCTCGCTGCCGCCCGGCCACGCGGTGCCGCCGGCCACCAGCAGGCTGAGCGACGCCACCGTGGACACGCTCTTCCAGCAGGCCGGGGTGATCCGGGTGGCGACCATCACCGAGCTGCTGGACACCGGCGAACTGCTGGCCGGACAGCCGCTGCCGGCCGGGCCCCGGGTCGCGGTGGTCGGCAACTCCGACTCGCTCGGCCTGCTCACCTACGACAGCTGCCTCAGCGCCGGACTGCGCCCGCACCCGCCGGTCGACCTGACCACCGCCGCGACCGGCGAGCACTTCCGGGTGGCGCTGGAGACCGCGCTCAGCGACGGCTCGGTGGACGCGGTGATCGCGGTGGCCATCCCGCCGATCGCCAGCCCCAGCCTGGCGCTGCGCGAGGAGCTGATGCTCGCGGCCGACGACCCGGCACTCGGCGAGGGCCTGCTGCACGCCGCCGACAGCGCGCGCCGGGTCGGCAAGCCGCTGCTCCTCATCCACCTGGCGCTCGGCGAGCTCTCCGGGGTGCTGCGCGCCGCCAAGCAGCCCGTGCCCGCCTACCCAGCCCCCGAGCGCGCCGTGCGCGCCCTCGCGCACGCCGTGCGCTACGGCACCTGGCGGCGCCTCGCGGAGACCGCCGAGCAGACCGCCCGGGTGCCCGAGTTCGACCGGATCGATGCCCCCGCCGCCCGCGCCCTGGTCGAGGCGGCGCTGGCCACCAGCACTGCGGCGGCGTCCCGCCCGTCGCCCACCACCACCCTTGCCGGAGGCTCCCCCAGACTTCGTCCGGGGGGACCCCCATCGCGCCGCACCTTTCGATCCCAGCCCGGCGGCGCCCGCTTCACGCTGCCCGACGAGCAGACCGCGGAGCTGCTCGGCCAGTACGGCATCGACGTCCTGCGCGCCCTGCCCGCGGTGACCGAGGAGGAGGCGGTCCGGGCAGCCGACCGGCTCGGCTACCCGGTCGCGCTCAAGGCCACCGCCACCCATCTGCGGCACCGCCCCGACCTCGGCGGCGTCCGGCTGGAGCTGACCGACGAGGACGGCCTGCGCCGCGCCCACCGGGAGCTCTCCGAGCTGCTCGGCGGCGCCGCGCGGGCCGAGCTGGTGGTGCAGCGGATGGCGGCCCGCGGGGTGGACACCGTGATCAGCGCCACGGTCGACCCGGCGGTCGGTGCGATCCTGGCCTTCGGCCTGGCCGGCGCCCCGGCCGAACTGCTCGGCGACGTGGCGCACCGGCTGATCCCGGCCACCGACCAGGACGTGGCCGGCCTGGTCCGCGAGGTCCGGGCGGCACCGCTGCTGTTCGGCTGGCGGGGCGCCGCCCCGGTGGACACCGCCGCCCTGGAGGAGGTGCTGCTGCGGGTCTCCCAACTGGTCGACGACCTGCCGGAAGTGGCCTCGGTGGAGCTGGAGCCGGTGGTGGTGGCACCGCACGGACTGGCCGTGCTGGGCGCCGCGGTGCGGGTGGCGCCACTGCCGTCGCGGACCGATCTGGGCCCGCGGAGCATGAGCACGCTGTAA
- a CDS encoding WXG100-like domain-containing protein has translation MSIELPDDLVWVMNLIGLNWPEIDEDELREWGNHVRDYAKGVQEAHDDTHSAVQNLGAVYQGESYEAMVARWALASNGHMKVLIDHCGLLADALDVAADAVVAAKGAVIAELISMTVEFAAEQAAAIATAGLAEAANAAIIEGGKLLVNGILQQIEQEIIGNLVSTAIEPFQAAIAQAVSGLVFHGVQAALGPAATGGAILGEGNAA, from the coding sequence TTGTCGATCGAACTGCCCGATGACTTGGTCTGGGTGATGAACCTGATCGGCCTCAACTGGCCGGAGATCGACGAGGACGAGTTGCGCGAGTGGGGCAACCACGTCCGCGACTACGCCAAGGGCGTCCAGGAGGCCCACGACGACACCCACTCGGCGGTCCAGAACCTCGGGGCGGTCTACCAGGGCGAGTCGTACGAGGCGATGGTGGCGCGCTGGGCGCTGGCCTCGAACGGCCACATGAAGGTGCTGATCGACCACTGCGGGCTGCTGGCCGACGCGTTGGACGTCGCGGCCGACGCGGTGGTGGCCGCCAAGGGGGCGGTGATCGCCGAACTCATCTCGATGACCGTGGAGTTCGCGGCCGAGCAGGCCGCGGCGATCGCCACCGCGGGCCTCGCGGAGGCGGCCAACGCGGCGATCATCGAGGGCGGCAAGCTGCTGGTCAACGGGATCCTGCAGCAGATCGAGCAGGAGATCATCGGCAACCTGGTCTCGACCGCGATCGAGCCCTTCCAGGCGGCGATCGCGCAGGCGGTCTCCGGGCTGGTCTTCCACGGCGTGCAGGCGGCGCTGGGTCCGGCGGCCACCGGCGGGGCGATTCTCGGTGAGGGGAACGCGGCATGA
- a CDS encoding SAM-dependent methyltransferase — MDSNDRARLARFTHAHHPICAPLSDDSVTALLGRAVTTGQERILDLGCGEGAWLLRALAAHPDVTADGVDINAGGLTAARQSAERLGVDRRLGLHHQPAAEFTAAHPYDLVFCVGSTHAFDGLLPTLTAARRHLAPGGRVLIGEGYWQREPDQAALDGFEATREDFDDLPTLVDKVMADGWVPVAGHQSTQAELDDYEWAWTGSLAEWALDNPSDPLAADAARLADEHRHGWLHGYRDTFGFVTMLLRRQD; from the coding sequence ATGGATTCCAATGATCGCGCACGTCTGGCCCGATTCACCCACGCCCACCACCCGATCTGCGCACCGCTGAGCGACGACTCGGTCACCGCCCTGCTGGGGCGCGCGGTGACGACCGGCCAGGAGCGCATCCTGGATCTCGGCTGCGGTGAGGGCGCCTGGCTGCTCCGCGCGCTGGCCGCGCACCCCGACGTCACCGCCGACGGGGTGGACATCAACGCCGGCGGCCTCACCGCCGCCCGCCAGAGCGCCGAACGGCTCGGCGTGGACCGCCGACTCGGCCTGCACCACCAGCCGGCCGCCGAGTTCACCGCCGCGCACCCCTACGACCTGGTGTTCTGCGTCGGCTCCACGCACGCCTTCGACGGCCTGCTCCCCACCCTCACCGCCGCCCGCCGCCACCTCGCCCCGGGCGGCCGGGTGCTGATCGGCGAGGGCTACTGGCAGCGCGAGCCCGACCAGGCCGCCCTGGACGGATTCGAGGCCACCCGCGAGGACTTCGACGACCTCCCCACCCTGGTCGACAAGGTCATGGCCGACGGCTGGGTCCCGGTCGCAGGCCACCAGAGCACCCAGGCCGAACTCGACGACTACGAGTGGGCCTGGACCGGCTCCCTCGCCGAGTGGGCCCTCGACAACCCGTCAGACCCGCTCGCCGCCGACGCCGCCCGCCTCGCCGACGAGCACCGCCACGGCTGGCTGCACGGCTACCGCGACACCTTCGGCTTCGTCACCATGCTGCTGCGCCGCCAGGACTGA
- a CDS encoding sulfurtransferase, protein MDNTSPLISVAELAAELAGERPPVLLDIRFVLSAAGPTGASGADEYAAGHLPGAHFVDLEQALAAPPGAPGHGGRHPLPDPEVLGAALRRAGVAADRAVVVYDAGPATAAARAWWVLRWAGHPAVRVLDGGFAAWQAAGLPVTDEVPAAQDGDFKPVPGQLATLDKDGAAELARTGLLLDSRAGERYRGEVEPLDPRAGHIPGAVSAPTFDNNAADGRFKPAAELAERFRALGADEHPVVGVYCGSGVTAAHNALALELAGYRTVLYPGSWSEWSSDPERPAATGPQRG, encoded by the coding sequence ATGGACAACACTTCTCCGCTGATCTCCGTCGCCGAGCTGGCCGCCGAGCTGGCCGGCGAGCGGCCGCCGGTGCTGCTGGACATCCGCTTCGTGCTCTCCGCGGCCGGCCCGACCGGGGCCTCGGGCGCCGACGAGTACGCGGCCGGCCATCTGCCCGGCGCCCACTTCGTCGACCTGGAGCAGGCGCTGGCGGCTCCGCCCGGCGCGCCCGGCCACGGCGGTCGGCATCCGCTGCCCGACCCCGAGGTGCTGGGCGCGGCGCTGCGCCGGGCCGGGGTGGCGGCCGACCGCGCGGTGGTGGTGTACGACGCGGGCCCGGCCACCGCGGCGGCGCGTGCCTGGTGGGTGCTGCGCTGGGCCGGGCACCCCGCGGTGCGGGTGCTGGACGGCGGCTTCGCGGCCTGGCAGGCGGCCGGGCTGCCGGTCACCGACGAGGTGCCGGCCGCCCAGGACGGCGACTTCAAGCCGGTCCCCGGGCAACTCGCCACCCTGGACAAGGACGGCGCCGCCGAACTCGCCCGCACCGGGCTGCTGCTGGACTCCCGGGCCGGTGAGCGCTACCGCGGTGAGGTGGAGCCGCTGGACCCGCGGGCCGGCCACATCCCCGGCGCGGTCAGCGCGCCGACCTTCGACAACAACGCCGCCGACGGCCGCTTCAAGCCCGCCGCCGAGCTGGCCGAGCGGTTCCGGGCACTGGGCGCGGACGAGCACCCGGTGGTCGGCGTCTACTGCGGATCGGGCGTGACGGCGGCGCACAACGCGCTGGCCCTGGAGCTGGCCGGCTACCGCACGGTGCTCTACCCGGGCTCGTGGAGCGAGTGGTCCAGCGACCCGGAGCGCCCGGCCGCGACCGGGCCGCAGCGGGGCTGA